One window of Equus caballus isolate H_3958 breed thoroughbred chromosome 3, TB-T2T, whole genome shotgun sequence genomic DNA carries:
- the UTP3 gene encoding something about silencing protein 10: MVGRSRRRGAAKWAAVRAKAGRGPADENEDDLELPPSPGDSSYYQDKVDDFHEARSRAVLAKGWSEVESGDEEEDGEEEEVLALDVADEDDEDGESEGDEEDDDDDGRSSVQSEAEASVDPSLSWGQRKKLYYDTDYGSKSRGRQSQQEVEEEEREEEEEAQLIQRRLAQALQEDDFGVTWVEAFAKPVSQVDEAETRVVKDLAKVSVKEKLKMLRKESPELLELIEDLKVKLTEVKDELEPLLQLVEQGIIPPGKGSQYLRTKYNLYLNYCSNISFYLILKARRVPAHGHPVIERLVTYRNLINKLSVVDQKLSSEIRHLLTLKDEAGKKELDLKAKSIKAKPKSVSETTAAAASAVTDLSDDSDFEEEAVLKYYKETEDRQNLKRKKEESSTEEQALEDPNAKRAITYQIAKNRGLTPRRKKIDRNPRVKHREKFRRAKIRRRGQVREVRREEQRYSGELSGIRAGVKKSIKLK; this comes from the coding sequence ATGGTGGGGAGGTCCCGGCGGCGCGGAGCGGCCAAGTGGGCAGCTGTGCGAGCCAAGGCAGGTCGTGGCCCAGCGGACGAAAATGAAGACGACTTAGAATTGCCACCATCACCGGGGGACTCCAGCTACTACCAAGATAAGGTAGATGATTTCCATGAGGCCCGATCTAGGGCCGTCTTGGCTAAGGGCTGGAGCGAAGTAGAGAGTGGGGACGAGGAGGAGGAtggcgaggaggaggaggtgctAGCCCTAGATGTTGCCGATGAGGACGACGAAGATGGAGAGAGTGAGGGGGATGAGGaggatgacgatgatgatggtcGGAGCTCCGTGCAGAGTGAGGCTGAGGCCTCTGTGGATCCCAGCCTGTCTTGGGGTCAGAGGAAAAAACTTTACTATGACACGGACTATGGTTCCAAGTCCCGAGGCCGGCAGAGTCAGCAAGAagtagaggaggaggaaagagaggaggaagaggaggcacaGCTGATTCAGCGGCGCCTAGCCCAGGCCCTGCAAGAGGACGATTTTGGCGTCACCTGGGTGGAGGCCTTTGCAAAACCGGTGTCTCAGGTAGATGAGGCTGAGACACGGGTTGTGAAGGATTTGGCGAAAGTTTCAGTGAAAGAGAAGCTAAAGATGCTGCGGAAGGAATCACCAGAGCTCCTGGAGTTGATAGAAGACCTGAAAGTTAAGTTGACAGAGGTGAAGGATGAGCTGGAGCCATTGCTACAGTTGGTGGAGCAAGGGATCATTCCACCTGGAAAAGGAAGCCAATACCTCAGGACCAAGTACAACCTCTATTTGAACTACTGCTCCAACATCAGTTTTTATTTGATCCTGAAAGCTAGGAGAGTCCCTGCACATGGACATCCTGTCATTGAAAGGCTTGTTACCTACCGGAATTTGATCAACAAGCTGTCAGTTGTGGATCAGAAGCTGTCTTCTGAGATTCGTCATCTGCTCACACTTAAGGATGAGGCTGGAAAGAAAGAACTGGATCTGAAAGCAAAATCCATCAAGGCCAAACCAAAATCTGTTTCAGAGAcgactgctgctgctgcctctgctgttACAGATCTTTCTGATGATTCTGATTTTGAGGAGGAAGCTGTGCTGAAATactataaagaaacagaagacaggcaaaacttgaagagaaagaaagaagaaagtagtaCTGAAGAACAGGCTCTTGAAGATCCAAATGCAAAGAGAGCCATTACCTATCAAATTGCTAAAAATAGGGGACTTACACCCAGGAGAAAGAAGATTGATCGCAATCCCAGAGTGAAACACCGGGAGAAGTTCAGAAGAGCCAAAATTCGCAGAAGAGGCCAGGTTCGTGAAGTTCGTAGAGAAGAGCAGCGCTACAGTGGTGAACTGTCTGGCATTCGTGCAGGAGTTAAAAAGAGCATTAAGCTTAAATAA
- the JCHAIN gene encoding immunoglobulin J chain precursor, producing MKNHLFFWGVLAIFVQAVLVTAGDEGERIVLADNKCKCVRVTSRIIPSPENPNEDILERHIRIIIPVNSRENISDPTSPVRTKFVYHLSDLCKKCDPVEVELDNQVVTASQSNICDEESETCYAYDRNKCYTNRVPLTYGGQTKIVETALTPDSCYPD from the exons ATGAAGAACCATTTGTTTTTCTGGGGAGTCCTGGCCATTTTTGTTCAGGCTGTTCTTGTGACAG CCGGAGATGAAGGTGAAAGGATTGTTCTGGCTGACAACAAATGTAAGTGTGTCCGGGTTACTTCCAGGATCATCCCCTCTCCTGAAAATCCTAATGAAGACATTCTGGAGAGACACATCAGAATTAT tattCCTGTGAACAGCAGAGAGAATATCTCTGATCCCACCTCACCAGTGAGAACCAAATTTGTGTACCATTTATCCGACCT CTGTAAAAAATGTGATCCTGTAGAAGTGGAGCTGGATAATCAAGTAGTTACTGCCTCCCAGAGCAATATCTGTGATGAAGAAAGTGAGACCTGCTACGCTTATGACAGGAACAAGTGCTACACAAATAGGGTCCCACTTACCTATGGTGGTCAGACCAAAATAGTGGAAACAGCCTTGACCCCAGATTCCTGCTATCCTGACTAA